Proteins encoded together in one Amblyomma americanum isolate KBUSLIRL-KWMA chromosome 1, ASM5285725v1, whole genome shotgun sequence window:
- the LOC144128247 gene encoding uncharacterized protein LOC144128247 produces MSCAFQDLVLLLQENVASVVLVFKVLPRHFDEPRKAQFEDRRRRQLNRRLSATLKRLSGVHILNPEHRFLDASGKPMLSLFAADRYNVARDRGIDQMSKIIVAALVKIYGPGIASASRARPGEVYVVHRCRRCGAKGHKTDHCWAYCSPRRHAAAGRG; encoded by the exons atgtcttgcgcattccaggacctcgttttgctgctgcaggagaacgtggccagtgtcgttctggtcttcaaagtcttgccacgccatttcgatgagccacgtaaggcgcaatttgaggaccgccggcgtcgccagctgaaccgccgtctgtcagccacgctgaagcgcttgtcgggcgtgcacattctcaaccccgag catcgtttcctggatgcttctggcaagccgatgctgtccttgtttgccgcagaccgatataacgtggcgagagaccggggcatcgaccagatgtcaaagattatcgtcgcggccctcgtcaagatctacggaccagggatagcgtcggcttcaagggcaagaccaggagaggtgtacgtcgtgcaccggtgtcgtcggtgcggagccaaagggcacaagacggaccactgctgggcctactgctcaccgcgccgccacgccgctgcaggtcgcggttga